From Streptomyces sp. NBC_01754, a single genomic window includes:
- a CDS encoding HAD hydrolase-like protein, protein MSQRYRSLPSGSGTALSEAYDTALLDLDGVVYAGGHAIVHAVESLGTARDGGMRLAYVTNNALRTPAAVAEHLTELGVPAEPTEVITSAQAVARLMSDQLPTGSRVLVVGGEGLRVALRERGLVPVESADDEPVAVAQGFGGPDLPWGRFAEAAYAIAGGAAWFASNTDLTIPSARGIAPGNGAAVEVVRIATGAEPQVAGKPLPPMHRETVLRTGAERPLVVGDRLDTDIEGAFNGGVDSLLVLTGVTDAARLLAAEPRHRPTYVDRDLRGLLTGQPEVTVEGGAFRCGGWTAAVRGDVLALEGDGRPLDGLRALCGAAWTTAGDDVCGLDAAQAVAGLGL, encoded by the coding sequence ATGAGCCAGCGGTACAGGTCCCTCCCGAGCGGAAGCGGCACGGCGTTGAGCGAGGCGTACGACACGGCCCTGCTCGATCTCGACGGAGTGGTGTACGCGGGCGGGCACGCCATCGTGCACGCCGTCGAATCGCTGGGCACCGCACGGGACGGCGGGATGCGGTTGGCGTATGTGACGAACAACGCGCTGCGGACCCCCGCCGCGGTGGCCGAGCACCTGACGGAGCTCGGGGTGCCTGCCGAGCCCACCGAAGTGATCACCTCGGCTCAGGCGGTGGCCCGGCTGATGTCCGATCAGTTGCCTACGGGATCAAGGGTGTTGGTCGTCGGCGGCGAGGGACTGCGGGTCGCGCTCCGAGAGCGGGGCCTGGTGCCCGTGGAGTCGGCGGACGACGAACCGGTGGCGGTGGCCCAGGGCTTCGGTGGCCCCGACCTGCCGTGGGGCCGGTTCGCGGAGGCCGCGTACGCGATCGCGGGAGGTGCCGCGTGGTTCGCGTCCAACACGGACCTGACCATCCCCTCCGCCCGGGGCATCGCGCCGGGTAACGGCGCGGCCGTCGAGGTCGTACGCATCGCCACGGGGGCCGAACCGCAGGTCGCGGGCAAACCGCTGCCTCCGATGCACCGCGAGACCGTGCTGCGGACCGGGGCCGAGCGGCCGCTCGTCGTCGGGGACCGGCTGGACACGGACATCGAGGGCGCGTTCAACGGCGGTGTGGACTCGCTGCTGGTGCTCACCGGGGTGACCGACGCCGCGCGGCTGCTCGCGGCAGAGCCGCGGCACCGGCCGACCTATGTGGACCGGGACCTGCGGGGGCTGCTCACCGGCCAGCCCGAGGTGACGGTGGAGGGTGGCGCGTTCCGGTGCGGGGGCTGGACGGCCGCTGTGCGCGGTGACGTGCTCGCGCTGGAGGGCGACGGGCGTCCCCTGGACGGGCTCCGGGCCCTCTGCGGGGCCGCATGGACGACCGCCGGTGACGATGTGTGCGGACTGGACGCGGCGCAGGCGGTGGCCGGGCTCGGGCTGTAA